CCTCGCCGCAGCAACTCGACTGATTGACGGTCAACTCGCCGTCACAGAGCGGACACGCCTCGAGGAGCGAACGCAACGGACGGCCGGCGGCGCGACGGATCGCGCCGGACTCGACGCGGGATTCGAGGGCGCGCGCGGCGGCGAGTTCGGGGATGGCGACCCCCCGTCGGAGCGTGACGGGTTCGACGTCGTCCCCCTCGAGCACCAGGACGGGTCGACCCCAGCCCCGCCTCGTCCGCGCCTCGATCGACGGCGGCGTCTGTTCGTCGGCGACCGCAGCGAGCGTGGCGAGGTCGGCCTCGCGCAGCGTCCGCACCTCGCGGCGCCAGTCGTCCTGGAAGTCGGACGAGAGGTAGATCTCGTCGCCCTCGGCGACGACGGCACCCGCTTCGAGGAGTTCCCCGAGGACCGCTTCGCCGGTCGGTGCAGCAGCGTCCGTGGCCGCGTCCGACGTGTTGCTCGAATCCGACAGCGACCCCGTCCCGCCGGCTGGCTCACCGTAGTCGAACGATTCGATCGGGAGCGCCGCGACGAGACGAGGTGCGAACCGCGGCGTGTACGGGACGACGTAGCCACGGAGGGCGATCGCGCCGGCCCCGACGACCGCGATCGCCGCGGCGGCCGTCCGTCGGCCGAGGATCGCAACTGCGCCGACGAGAACGGACAGCAGGAGACTGTTGGTGACGGTACACGGCCAGCACCGGTTCTCACCGGTGTATTCGGGCCGCCGTACCCGTTCGAGTGGATCGGTCATGCGGCGACCGTTTCCCCCGGATCGCCTTGAGTGTGGCGCCAGCGACAGTCTTTTTTACAACAGGTGTTATATGCTGTCAAGAATGAGCGAAACGGAAACGCACAGGCGACGGTCGTATCGCGCCCCCGCGAGCGGGCCCGATCGCCGGATCGGCGGCCGGTACGGTCGATGGACACCCTCGGTCGCGGGGCGGTGAGTCTCGATGGACAGCGACGAACTCACCGAGACGCTGGAGGACGCCGGCCTCTCGCCGTACCAGGCCGACGCGTTCGTGACGCTGCTGGAGTTCGGGTCGGCGTCGGCGACCGACGTCGCACAGGCCAGTTCGGTGCCCGACCCGCGAATCTACGACGTGCTGCGTGACCTCGAGGACGAGGGGTACATCGAAACCTACGAACAGGACAGCCTGCACGCACGGGCGCACGACCCGGCGGACGTGCTCGCGGACCTGCGATCGCGCGCCACCCGCTTCGAAACCGCGGCCGACGAGATCGAGGATCGCTGGAGTCGGCCGGACATCGAGGATCACAGGGTCAGTATCGTCAAGCGGCTCGATACGGTCCTGACGCAGACGGACGAGTTGATCCGGTCGGCCACGAACCAGGTCCAGATCGGCCTGACGCCCGCCCAGTTCGCCGACCTCTCGGACGCGCTCGCGGTGGCCACCGGGAACGGCGTCGACGTCAAGGTCTGCCTGTTCCCGGCGCTGGACGGGAACCCGGAACTCCCGTCGGTCGACGAACTGTCCCGGACGTGTACGGAAGCGCGGTACCGCGACATCCCCTCGCCGTTTCTCGCGCTGGTCGATCGATCGTGGACGTGTTTCTCGCCGCACGGCAACTCGACGAACGAGTACGGCGTTATCGTCAACGACCGAACCCACTCGTACGTCTTCCACTGGTACTTCCTGACCTGCCTCTGGGAGGTCCAGGAGACGATCTACTCGGCCCGCCGCGAGGAGCCGCCGCTCACCTACGTCGACCTCCGGCAGTGTCTTCAGGAGGTCATGCCGCTGCTCGAGGACGACCGGAAAATCGAGGCGACGATCCACGGCTTCGCGACGGACACGGGCCGCGAGGTAACCCGACACGGAACGATCGTCGACGCCACGTACGCCGGCATCTCCGCGAGCGACGATCGGGCGACGCCCCTCTCGCAGCTGGCCGGTCAGGCTTCACTGACGGTCGTCGACGACGACGAGAGCTTCACCGTCGGCGGCTGGGGCGCGATGATCGAGGACTACGAGGCGGTGCGGATCACGATCGAGTCGATCGAGTGACCGCTCGGCGACGACGCGTCGTGTCGCTGTTTTCGGCCGCGTGACCCAGTTCTAGAGGCGTCTTCGCGTCCGTGCGCAGACGGTGGGCCCTGCGAGAACGGTGCGCCGCCGATCCGTTCAGCGATCCCGACCGTCGTCGTCCGCTGACAGAATAGATCTGGTTAACTACACCTGTTGTAGTTGATCCATTAGGTATAAATACGAATAACCCTCATACTCTTTTCTATGAGTGAGAGATACTCACAGGGGAACGAGAACGAAGGCTCGAGCGTCTCGCGACGAACGTTCGTCAAGGCAGCGGGGGCCGGTGGAGCAGCCGTCGGACTTGCAGGCTGTATCTACGGGAACGAATCGTCCGACGATTCCGTGGTCTGGGGATTCGACCCGAACGCGGCGAACGAAATCGGCGACGAGATCGTCGAACTAGTTCAGAACAGCGGCGCAGACGGGGTCGACGTTCGGCTGCAGCCCGGTGACGAAGATACGGGGGCCCGGCGAGAGACGTACACGAACCTGCTCGAGGCGGGCGAAAGCCAGCCGGATCTGTTCCTGATGGACAACGGGTGGGTGAACATCTTCATCCAGCGCGGTCACATCGCGAACCTGAGCGAAGAACTCGACGACGACGAACTCTCGACGGTCGAGGACGAATACTTCGAGGCGTTCACCGCGACGACCCGCGATCCGGACAACGACGATCTGTACGGCGTCCCGATGTTTCCGGACTACCCGACGATGCAGTACCGCAAGGACTACGCGCGGGAAGCCGGTTACGGCGAGAGCGACTTCGAGACGTGGGCCACCGAGCCGATGACCTGGCAGGAGTGGGCCGAGATCACTCAAGAGATCGTCGACGCTTCCGACGCGGAATACGGACTCGCAACCCAGTGGGACCAGTACGAGGGGACGTCCTGTTGTACGTGGAACGAGGTCATGTCCTCGTTCGGCGGCGCCTACTTCGGCGGGCGCGACAACCTGTTCGGACCCGTCGGCGATCGCCCGGTGACGGTCGACGAACCGGAGTTCATCGAAGGGCTCCAGATGATGCGCACGTTCGTCGCCGACGAAGCGGACGAACACACGCTCGAGGACGAGTACCCGCTCGGCGTCGCCACCCCGGACATCACCTCCTGGGCGGAAGAAGACGCGCGCGAGGCCATTCTCAACGGGCAGGCAGCCATGCAGCGCAACTGGCCCTACGCCATCAACCTGAACACCTCCGACGCGGACGATCCGATCCCGGTCGAGGACTACGGCGCGATGCCGATTCCGTACGCCGTGACCGAAGACGAGGCCAACCAGCCGGGTACCGGCGGGACGACGTCTGCTCTCGGCGGCTGGCACCTGGTGCTTAATCCCAACTCCGAACGCAAGGAAGAAGCGCTCGAGGTCATCCGTGCGACGATGACTGACGATTTCAACCTCGGAATGTGGGACCTCTGGGGCTGGATCCCGCCGAAGCCCGCCCTCTTCGATACTGACGAAGTCAAGCAGGCCGAACCGATGGGCAATTACATGGAAACGCTCCGTGTCGCCGGGGAGAACGCGATGGCACGTCCCGTGACGTCGGTCTGGCCGGACGAGTCCAGCCGCATCGCGGAAGAAGTCAACCTCGCAGTCGCAGGAGAAAAGAGTCCAGACGACGCTGCCGCCGATCTCCAGGAAGGGCTTGAAAATATCGAAGCACAAGGATGAGTACCGAAGATAGGACGACCGGTCCCACACGACAATCGAACCGATCGGGGCCGGTCGTCGCGATCACGCGCTGGATGGAGAACCTCGGCGAGACAGGGTTCGCCTACCTGCTGTTGTCGCCGGTGATGCTCCTGCTGGGAGCGGTCGCGCTGTATCCGCTTTTGCGGACGTTCGAGCTGTCGATGTACCAGAACGTCCTCACTAACCCGGAGTTCGTCGGGTTCGAGAACTACGTGCAAATGTTCACTGGCGCGGCCGATCCGCGGTTCCCCGGATCGACCACGTTCCTCCCGGGTGTCAGCACCAGCGGTAGCTTCCCGTTCGTCCACTTCGACGGGTTGCTCCGGAGCGCGCTCGCAGTGACGCTCATCTTCACCGTCGTGAGCGTCTTCTTCGAGACGCTCATCGGCTTCGGGCAGGCGCTGGTGTTGGACCAGGACTTCCGTGGCCGCCGGTGGGTCCGCGCCGCGATCATCATCCCGTGGGCGATTCCGATCGTCATCCAGGGTATGATCTTCTATCTGATGTTCCACCCGACCGCCGGGTTCCTCGTGGAACCGCTGGCGGACTGGGGACTCGTCGCGCCGACCAATACCCTCAACGATCCGATAAGTTCGCTGTTGATCATCACGGTCGCGGACATCTGGAAGACGTCGGCGTTCATGGCGTTGCTCATCCTCGCCGGCCTCCAGAGCATCGATCGGAGCCTCTACGACGTGGCGAAAGTCGCCGGCGCGACCAAGTGGCAGGAATTCAAGCTGATCACGTTCCCGCTGGTCCTGCCGGCGCTCGGCGTCGCAATCCTGTTCCGGACGATCGACGCGATGCGGATCTACGGGCTCATCGACTCGGTGTCGGGTTGTACGACCGTTCCGTCGCTGTCGTGTATGGTCGTCGCGACGTTCAACACGAACCGCGGCCTCGCGTCCGCGATCGCGTTCGTCACGGCCGGAATCATCGGTATCGCCGTGCTGGGCGTCATCTACCAGCAGTACAAGGAGGGACTCTGAGATGGCGACTGCTTCCGAACCACCGGCGCAGTCGACCGACGACGACCTGGGGCCACTCGACCGGTGGACTCGCGGCGTCGTCAACGATCCCGAGAAACGCAGCCGGCTGTACAGGGCACTGTTCTACGTCGTGATGGCGTTTTTCCTCGTGACGACGTTGTTCCCGTTCTACTGGCTGCTGGTGCTGGCGCTGACCCCGAGCGGCCTGATTCGACGCGGTAACTGGGACGTGGCCGTACCCCTCCTCGGCGAGGTACCGTTCCCGAGGCCACAGGGGTTCAACGTCGTGGCCTTCGTGGAGGTGTTCCAGCAGGTTCCGTTCCACCTCTACGTGTTCAACAGCTTCGTGCTCGCGACGGCGACGACGATCATCGTCCTGGTCCTCGCGAGCCTTGCTGGGTACGTCTTCGGACGGCTCGAGTTCCCCGGCCGCGGGGCCATGATGCTCGCCATCCTGGCGATCTCGTACTTCCCGCCGGCGGCGTTCCTGATCCCGCTGTTCGAAGCGTTCCTCGGGAACCCGCTCGTCGTCCCATTCCTCGGGGTCGAACTGTTCGCGCCGCCGCGGCTGGTCAACACGCCGGGGTCGATGATCATGCCCTTCAGCGCGCTGTTCCTGCCGCTGTCGATTTTCATCCTCACCACGTTCTACTCGCAGATTCCGGACGGGCTCGAGGATGCGGCACGCGTCGAGGGAACGAC
The nucleotide sequence above comes from Halosolutus halophilus. Encoded proteins:
- a CDS encoding TrmB family transcriptional regulator → MDSDELTETLEDAGLSPYQADAFVTLLEFGSASATDVAQASSVPDPRIYDVLRDLEDEGYIETYEQDSLHARAHDPADVLADLRSRATRFETAADEIEDRWSRPDIEDHRVSIVKRLDTVLTQTDELIRSATNQVQIGLTPAQFADLSDALAVATGNGVDVKVCLFPALDGNPELPSVDELSRTCTEARYRDIPSPFLALVDRSWTCFSPHGNSTNEYGVIVNDRTHSYVFHWYFLTCLWEVQETIYSARREEPPLTYVDLRQCLQEVMPLLEDDRKIEATIHGFATDTGREVTRHGTIVDATYAGISASDDRATPLSQLAGQASLTVVDDDESFTVGGWGAMIEDYEAVRITIESIE
- a CDS encoding extracellular solute-binding protein; its protein translation is MSERYSQGNENEGSSVSRRTFVKAAGAGGAAVGLAGCIYGNESSDDSVVWGFDPNAANEIGDEIVELVQNSGADGVDVRLQPGDEDTGARRETYTNLLEAGESQPDLFLMDNGWVNIFIQRGHIANLSEELDDDELSTVEDEYFEAFTATTRDPDNDDLYGVPMFPDYPTMQYRKDYAREAGYGESDFETWATEPMTWQEWAEITQEIVDASDAEYGLATQWDQYEGTSCCTWNEVMSSFGGAYFGGRDNLFGPVGDRPVTVDEPEFIEGLQMMRTFVADEADEHTLEDEYPLGVATPDITSWAEEDAREAILNGQAAMQRNWPYAINLNTSDADDPIPVEDYGAMPIPYAVTEDEANQPGTGGTTSALGGWHLVLNPNSERKEEALEVIRATMTDDFNLGMWDLWGWIPPKPALFDTDEVKQAEPMGNYMETLRVAGENAMARPVTSVWPDESSRIAEEVNLAVAGEKSPDDAAADLQEGLENIEAQG
- a CDS encoding carbohydrate ABC transporter permease yields the protein MSTEDRTTGPTRQSNRSGPVVAITRWMENLGETGFAYLLLSPVMLLLGAVALYPLLRTFELSMYQNVLTNPEFVGFENYVQMFTGAADPRFPGSTTFLPGVSTSGSFPFVHFDGLLRSALAVTLIFTVVSVFFETLIGFGQALVLDQDFRGRRWVRAAIIIPWAIPIVIQGMIFYLMFHPTAGFLVEPLADWGLVAPTNTLNDPISSLLIITVADIWKTSAFMALLILAGLQSIDRSLYDVAKVAGATKWQEFKLITFPLVLPALGVAILFRTIDAMRIYGLIDSVSGCTTVPSLSCMVVATFNTNRGLASAIAFVTAGIIGIAVLGVIYQQYKEGL
- a CDS encoding carbohydrate ABC transporter permease, whose amino-acid sequence is MATASEPPAQSTDDDLGPLDRWTRGVVNDPEKRSRLYRALFYVVMAFFLVTTLFPFYWLLVLALTPSGLIRRGNWDVAVPLLGEVPFPRPQGFNVVAFVEVFQQVPFHLYVFNSFVLATATTIIVLVLASLAGYVFGRLEFPGRGAMMLAILAISYFPPAAFLIPLFEAFLGNPLVVPFLGVELFAPPRLVNTPGSMIMPFSALFLPLSIFILTTFYSQIPDGLEDAARVEGTTRLGALFRVIMPLSAPGVATAAVLTFIAVYNEYFFSSIMALQNEPSQWSPLVGGILSYQTQYTTDFNLMAAASIVGVLPMLILVVVAQEKIVSGLTEGALKE